Proteins encoded together in one Lathyrus oleraceus cultivar Zhongwan6 chromosome 5, CAAS_Psat_ZW6_1.0, whole genome shotgun sequence window:
- the LOC127082071 gene encoding calcium-binding protein KRP1, whose product MELDNFGMDFEDYFPSMIGSLGAEGFIGELCNGFRLLMDVNKGLITFESLKVNCFMLGLEVRDDELLCMLMEGDLDGDGALNQMEFCILMFRLSPCLMDGPKMCTNTHQGVDPMLM is encoded by the coding sequence ATGGAATTGGATAATTTTGGTATGGATTTTGAGGACTACTTTCCATCCATGATTGGAAGTTTAGGAGCAGAAGGGTTTATTGGAGAACTTTGCAATGGGTTTCGTTTGCTCATGGATGTGAACAAAGGTCTTATAACATTTGAAAGCTTGAAGGTGAATTGTTTCATGCTTGGTTTGGAGGTTAGGGATGATGAACTCTTGTGCATGCTAATGGAAGGTGATTTAGATGGAGATGGTGCTTTGAATCAAATGGAGTTTTGCATTCTCATGTTTAGGTTGAGTCCATGTTTAATGGATGGACCTAAAATGTGCACTAATACTCATCAAGGTGTGGATCCAATGTTAATGTAA